In Saccharomyces paradoxus chromosome IV, complete sequence, the DNA window ACTAGACAAGACCCACAGCATTCGATCACTGCATTTGAGAGGTATTCAACACTACCATTTTAACtctaagaaaatatttcctTAAGCTGAAAATTTATGAATTCTAACTGCTCTTTGCATTTTCCAAGTTATTGCATTACAAGAATATATGACCACATCTCGTAAATCGCATACGAAAGACAAAAAGGCTAGTGGTGAACAGGATCTGGCGGATTTGAAGTTTAAGTATGACCTTCTGACGAATGAGCTTTTCCACTTAAGGGAGTTTGTTTCACTGATAGACTATGATCCAACCCATTTCAATGACTCTGAAAGTTTTCAGAAGTTTCTCAAGGACACACACTTGTTGCTAGAGGAGGGAGCAGAAACTTCTGCTAATGACgtaataaagaaaagcacAAATGGCGATCTCACTCGCAGAAGACGTAACCTCAGAACATCAACAGTTGTTAGCTCTGAAACGACCAATGATAAAAAGGGTGATATAGAACAGAAGCTAGAAAGCATCGCACCCTTAGTGCGAAATAAATGTCAAGAACTAAAATATAGACTAAAGGATTATTCAAATACGAAATCTCTGGTACCGCAAAAAAGACCGATACAGCATTTAAAGAAGAGAGAGGTCACGAAGGCTTTGAAATTTAAGAGtgaaagaaaggaaaatttaCCGGCATTGCCTGCCCCtaaaactgaagaaaaacatgaTCGCATTGCAAAAGTCGAAGAGACTTCTCAAGCGTTCACGATTAAGTATCATTCTGATGACAGCTCCTTTGAAAACACTAGTGAACATTATAGTGataatttttattttaccACATCATccgaagaggaagaaataaagaagaaaagaggtagaaagaaaaaaagaccGAGGATAAAACTGGTAGTTCACCCTCCAAAGCAAACAGTAACGAATCCGTTGCATGTAGTCAAGccaaaatatgaaaactTGCACGAATACATCGCTTCCTTTAAGTCACTAGAAGACGATTTAACACTGGAGGAATACAATCAATATATTGACGAACAAAGACAGCTTTTATCAAGACTCAAAAAGGGTATTGAAAACGGCGCATTGAAATATGACAAAGGAACGGACTCACTGCAACCCATAACATCCAAGGAAATTAAAACTATTCTAGCATATAAACCAGACCCGATTTCATATTTCTATAAACAACAAGACCTACAAATCCATACAGATCACTTAATTAACCAAGGTGTTCATATGAGCAAGCTATTTAGAAGTACGACAAAAGCAAGGATAGCCAGAGCCAAAAAGGTTTCTCAGATGATAGAACAGCATTTTAAACACGCAGCCGGTgcagaagaaagaaaggcAAAGGAGGAGGAGAGGCACAAAAAGTCATTAGCAAGGTTTGCAGTTCAAGCcgttaaaaaaagatggaaCATGGCTGAAAAGGCTTATAGGATTTTGagaaaagatgaagaagaacagTTAAAAAGGATTGAGGGTAAACAGCATCTCTCTAAAATGTTAGAGAAAAGTACCCAATTGTTGGAAGCTCAACTAAACCAAGTTAACGAGGAAGAGAAAAGCAGCAATCTGTCTTCTGACTCAGATGACCTATTGAGTGAAAGTGATGTTGCTATGGATGAGGAATTATCAACATCTTCTGATGAAGACGAGGAAGTCGATGTTGATGTTGGGTTAAAAAATAGTCCAGTATCGACGGAAGCTACTCCGACCGACGAATCATTAAATCTAATacaattgaaagaaaaatacggGCATCTTAATGGTTCGTCGACAGCATATGactcaagaaataaaaatggaaagTTTCCGACGTTGGACGAGCATGAAAGTTCAAGTAGCGAAAATTCTATAATGACGGGAGAGGAATCCTCGATATATTCATCCtctgaaaatgaaagtcTAAACGAAAATGAACGAGAATCCGAAGATAAAACTCCATCTGTGGGTTTAAGTGCATTATTTGGTAAAGGTGAAGAGTCAGATGGGGAATTCGACCTTGATGATAGCGAAGATTTTGCGGTTAACAGTTCATCTGCAGAAGGCgaagaacttgaaaaagatcaaaTGGGGGATTCAGCCGccaatattgaaaaagcacGCGAACTTGACCATActcaaaatgaaaatagGAATGATATAAAAGGTATCGAAGAAGATGTCCAGACAAAAATACAAGAAGAACAATTATCAGTGGTAGATGTACCTGTTCCATCTTTACTAAGAGGGAACTTAAGGACGTACCAGAAACAAGGTTTGAACTGGTTAGCCTCTCTTTACAACAATCACACAAACGGTATTTTGGCAGATGAAATGGGGTTAGGTAAAACTATTCAGACGATCTCTTTGCTAGCGTATTTAGCCTgtgaaaaggaaaactgGGGGCCACATCTCATTGTTGTTCCTACATCAGTTTTGCTGAATTGGGAGATGGAATTCAAAAGGTTTGCACCTGGATTTAAAGTTTTAACATATTACGGTTCTCCTCAACAACGtaaagagaaaaggaaaggtTGGAATAAGCCTGATGCCTTTCACGTTTGTATTGTTTCTTATCAATTAGTAGTTCAAGACCAGCATTCTTTTAAGAGAAAGAGATGGCAATATATGGTGCTGGATGAAGCCCATAATATCAAAAACTTTAGATCTACAAGATGGCAGGcacttttgaatttcaacACACAAAGAAGGCTCCTGTTGACTGGTACGCCTTTGCAAAATAACCTCGCTGAGCTGTGGTCATTATTGTATTTCTTAATGCCACAGACTGTTATTGACGGGAAAAAGGTATCCGGATTTGCTGACCTTGATGCATTCCAACAATGGTTTGGACGGCCTGTCgataaaattattgaaaCGGGTCAGAATTTTGGACAGGACAAGGAAACGAAAAAGACTGTTGCCAAGTTGCATCAAGTTTTACGTCCATATCTTTTAAGAAGGTTAAAGGCTGATGTTGAGAAACAAATGCCAGCGAAATATGAACATATCGTCTATTGTAAGCTATCTAAAAGGCAAAGATTCTTATACGATGATTTCATGTCAAGAGCTCAGACGAAGGCGACTCTAGCTAGTGGAAATTTTATGTCTATTGTCAACTGTTTGATGCAGTTGAGAAAAGTGTGTAACCATCCCAATTTATTTGAGGTCAGGCCAATATTAACATCATTCGTCCTTGAACATTGTGTGGCCTCCGACTACACCGATGTCGAAAAGACTGTGCTtaatttgtttcaaaaaaacaatcAATTTAACCTGGTTGACTTAGATTTCATGAACTTGGTGTTTACTCTTAATGACAAAGATTTGACTTCTTATCATGCTCAGGAAATCTCAAAACTGACATGTGTGAATGATTTCGTTGGAGAAGTAAATAAATTGAAGGAAACTAATAAACAACTTCAGGAGGAATTTGGAGAgtcttctttgaattttcaagatgcaaatcaatatttcaaatattctaATCAACAGAAGCTTGAAGGAACAGTTGGAATGCTGAACTTTCTAATGATGGTAAACAAACTGAGGTGCAATAGGAGACCtatatttggaaaaaacCTCATTGAGCTATTAACTAAAGATAGGAAGATAGAATACGATAAATCAAGCATCATCGACGATGCATTAATAAGACCTTTACAAACCAGGGTGCTAGATAATAGAAAGATCATAGATACCTTTGCAGTTTTAACGCCAAGCGCTGTTTCATTGGATATGAGAAAACTGACACTGGGATTAAATGATGACAGTTCGGTAAATGAAAACACAAAGCTAAAGGTAGTGCAGAACTGCTTTGAGGTATCTAACCCATTGCACCAACTGCAAACCAAACTAACAATTGCATTTCCGGATAAATCGCTACTTCAATACGATTGTGGTAAACTGCAGAAATTAGCGATTTTATTACAACAACTGAAGGACAATGGCCATAGGGCCCTTATCTTCACACAGATGACAAAAGTTCTGGATGTCCTAGAGCAGTTTTTAAACTATCACGGTTATTTGTATATGAGACTGGATGGTGCCACGAAGATTGAAGACCGTCAAATTCTCACAGAGAGATTCAACACGGATTCCAGAATAACGGTGTTCATCCTATCAAGTAGATCAGGAGGGCTAGGCATCAATCTGACTGGTGCAGATACAGTTATTTTTTACGATTCAGATTGGAATCCAGCCATGGACAAACAGTGTCAGGATAGATGTCACAGAATTGGTCAGACTCGAGACGTCCATATTTACAGATTCGTCAGCGAACATACCATAGAAagtaatattttgaaaaaggccAACCAAAAAAGACAGCTGGATAATGTCGTTATTCAAGAAGGTGACTTCACCACTGATTACTTCAGCAAACTTTCAGTAAGAGACCTATTGGGATCCGAATTGCCCGAAAATGCTTCAGGTGAGGACAAGCCACTGATAGCAGACGCAGACGTGGCAGCCAAAGACCCTAGACAACTGGAAAGATTACTTGCGCAAGCTGAGGATGAGGATGACGTTAAAGCCGCAAACTTAGCCATGAGAGAAGTCGAAATTGACAATGAGGATTTCGACGAAAGCGCAGAGAAAAAAGCAGCTAATGAAGAGGGAGAGAGTCCCGCTGAACTGGATGAGTATGAGGGCACTGCCCATGTTGACGAGTACATGATCAGGTTTATCGCCAACggttattattattgacgAACCGGGTTTTGCTCCTCACAGCTGCCTTTGTTGCCCAACTCGGAACTATATACCTATTgtgaatatttttaatgataTATAGCCATAATGAATCGACAAATTGTACTATTATTTCCTACAACATTCTCGTCTTGGTTTTCATAGTAATGTACTCGCCACGGTCTTAGTTTCTTCTAGGTCGCCAATTCTATTTACCGGGTGATGGCGGCGCGCCACAGCGGAGGGGCATTGCCACATTGCTGCGCGATCAAGGTTGGTTTTTCCAAAGAGACTTCAAGAGTAATAAGCATTTGGTGCAGTGATGCATGTCAAGAGTTTCAAGAGCAAGATTCCATTGAACAGAGGTGCTGGAGTGTCGAGACCGTGTATTTTTAGCCTATCTTTATTTGTTGAACCCGTAGAAGAGCCGTCCTTTTAAGCACATCCTGATCAGATCCCCCTATTTGTTGCAATCGTTCAAGTTTTttaaattgaagaagaagatcaagagaaaaataaacaagGCGAGAACGTAAGGTGTCATTCCATTAGCCATCAAAAACCATATTCGTTCTTTACATTCGTCTCACAATTGTTACTGTGATAAACTAttgaaattatttataGTACATCTTTGTTTCTGCTTTTAactactttttttttttgaatttttagaatttgaaactttCGTAACGTTGattggaagaaaagtaaTGGATTCCACAGGCGCTTCTCAGATCGTTAGCGCATTAGATGTTATTTACTCTCCCAAGTCCAACAATTCTCAGCGACAAGAagctcaaaaatttttagatGAAGTGAAATTATGTTCAGAATCTCCTTTTTGGGGATACGAAATTGCATTGCAAAACCCCACCAATTCTATACTGAAATACTTCGGACTAGGATTATTAGACCATGCagtgaagaaaaactggaaTGATTACGACgaggaaaaaagagtagCCCTGAGAAAATGGGTCATGGAACTTAATTTTGGGGTGCAAGATTATGATACCAGATATATCAAGGAAAAATTGGCTACTTTATGGGTGGAAGTGGCAAAAAGAACATGGGGTGAAGCTCTTAAACAGACGAACCCTACGGAAGAGCAATTGCTCACATCTTGGGTGGATATGGACAATAACCTTTACGAACTTTGGAACATTAATCAATCGTCAAGAGAACTAGCATTAATAATTTTCAGAAtcctttttgaagatgttttcttattggACGACCTAATTGTTTTAAAGAGGATGACTGTTATCCAGCCTTTATGTGTAATGATCGTTTGCCCTATTGAAGTCTTCGCAATAAAGTACAAATTCAGTGATAAATGGACCAAGTTTAAAGCAAATAAAGAGGGCTGGTTTTCTGTTTGGATTCCAGAATTAAATAATGCATTACAACAAAATAATTCCGAATACATCATAAGACTTTTAGAAACCCTGAAGACATGTTTAAACTGGCCATTGACAGAGGTCATTGTAAAAAATGACGTGTTGTCCTCCTTGTTGACTTGTCTATCCAGCAATATCCCAAGGGCACAGTCGATGGCATTAGATTCGATACACATTCTGTTGACCCGTCCCTATAATAACGAAAGCCATTATCAAATGACCATAGATCGAGTATTTGATAATATGGACTTGTTAGATAGTGTTTATGAAAGCCTATTGTTTGATCCTACAGATGATATAGATGAAACGAAATATCCTATAATTAAAAAGTTCGTGGATATGATCAGCTGTCTATATGTTTGTGTCCCCAAAATTAAGGAGACAAAtggtcaaattcaaaaatattttaaGCTTGTATTAAAGACAACTTACAATCCAAGCTTAATCGTTAGCGGATTAACATTGGACTTATGGTGTACCTGTCTTCGAAATGATGAATACTTACCCAAGCTGGAGAAATATGTCATCCCTGATCTACTACAATTTGCTGCGGACGCTTTAGTCTATTATGAACAGATTGAAGGTCATATTTCGAAAAAATTTGCCGAGATTGATTTTCAATCCAAGTCCGAATTCCAAACATTCTGTTCTACTTATAGGAAAAGAATAAGAGACATCATTAGGTTAATTTCGTGCGTGGAATTGGACCTTACCTATGATTGGTTGAACAACAGGTTAAACAATTATTTCAGTTCTCCATTTGGTCAGCAGGTTTTAAGTTCTACATTTCTGGACCATAAATTAGAACCTTATTTGGGTGCCCTATCTCAATACATGATTGTAGAATGTTTTATTAATGGTTGCATAAGATGGAAGATCTGGTATCCAACGGGAGACGATTATGACGAAAAACTAGATTCCATATTACAAAAACTGGAAATCCTATCAAACCAGTTAATTGCATTAAATTTAAGAGAaccattattattgaagaaacaaattcaaaatttcgCACTTTTTTTGACAATGTTAAAAGATAATGTGCTTTTCACacttttagaaaaaatcataacAAGTGCCACGATGGACTATCCAGAAATTAATTTGGAGGAAAGAGGTGCTGAATCAGACGCGGTTAGAGACTTGAGATACGCTTGCGGTATCGAGTTGAATAGAATGGCTCTATTAATGCCTGAAtcgctgaaaaaaatatacccAGACCTTGAAAGTGTCATTGCCAGAATCATGCCCAACTTATCTTAccatgaaaaaatttcattcaaGTCTTTCTTATTGATCATTGTATTAAAATCTTCTCTAGATATGAAAGAGGAAAGATTTGCTGCTATTGTGGACCCAGAACTTTTAGCCTGGTCTGATAAAACTACGGTGGTTGGTCTTTCTGATTTGCATTGGTTTATGGAACGTTTAGGTATTGTTCAGATTGCAGAATATTTCCAAAGGCGTAATATTAACGAAAACAGTGACCTTTTATCTATTCcaattgatgatgagggtaaagaattaaaatcAGAATTGACCAAACGTTGGCAAAGCTTATTCCCTGTTCGTGCAACAAGAATGTTCATCCATTATTCGATGCAGAGTATTAAaactgatgaagaatttaaaaTGTTACAAGATTTGTGGAGACCTAGAATCGTTCCAATATTACCCTACATCACGAGATTGTTGTATCAATTGCAATCCTACCACGACCCAGATAATTGGAAAGGTTTGCCTACGGTTGTGCAGTCTTTTGTTAAATATTCTACTATTGAAAGATTTTGGGAGGCTGGAGCTTCAAACAAATCAAAGGATGAGTTTATTGATGAACATATGAAGGCAATGCAAACCTTAAGAGACTTCGCTGATTCTGTAGGACACattattaggtatacaaGAGAATACACGCTACTTGTTCTCAGTGCCATATCATCGCTTGGAAGTGTTTTTTACCTTTTGGACGAATCACCTGATTTACTACTGAACTCCATTGCCATATTCAAGCCAGGTACTAATGAGATAAGTCCTGGTGTTTCGACACATGGATGGAAACACATAATGAATATAGCTATTCGTCCTATATTGAAAGGTTGTCCAAAAGATTGTCTGGGGAAATTTATGCCAGCATTTTTACCTAAATTATTCGAAATTTTGGATCTGCTACTCTGTCAGAAATGGTCCTCGCATATGAATGATATGGACATGAACCCAGTTCCAACTGACGATGACCAGATGACTGAAGAAATTCTGGAAGAGAATTTATTGAGACAACTAACTACAGTTGTTGTTAGAATAGTGATTGATTGTGTTGGTCAAGGAAATGCCAATCCAAACAGTGCTAAAAGCCGGCTAAACAATCATCAAATGgaaatgagaaaaatcaTATTCAATGATTTAAACACTCTTGCTCCATTTCTGAAACTTTTGAACCATttaatttccttcaaagaTACGAAATGTTCGTTTAATTCTATCCTAGTGATGAAGTGCTGCCTAACTTCAGTTCTTAATCAAAACAATACTGTTGATGAATATTTCACATTTGaagtgatgaagaatttgttGCTAAATGTGTTGTCTAATAGTGCATTTAAGGATTCTTTTCATGAGGCATTGTATGTCTTCACcgtaatttttttgacttTATGCAAAGAATATCCCTCCGCCAGAGCGTTCCTTTTTGAGATATCTAACGGTTACAATATTGATGAGCTATATAGGAATTTAAGGAGCGTTGACGAATATAAAACACAAAGGGCACTCATGATTGATTTTATAGATTGGGTGAAGTCCACAAATGGGAAAGAAGATGGTAATGTGGACCATGCAGGCGATGAGAGGAAAAGACAAGAGAAAAGGGAAGCTATCCTAAAGAAAGCAAATGAGAGATTAGTTaagaagaataaagaaaatggagaCATGCTGGATGACCCGAATATCGAAGATGGCGCTGTGGGTAGTCTCTTTGATGACAACTGATAACCTGATACCATATATAGGTAATGTATAGATGAAATTAGAGAAAGCAAATAGACATATCTGAATCGTGCTAAAAATTGTAATTAttgtgaaaaataatattttcttttgcctAAAGCATATTCGCCATTTTTTTAAGGAAAGTCAGTAGCTGGTAAATATGGATATAATCAAGCCCTTTTATGTAGGTCTGAACAAGgtatttcaaagatttttttttcagatgTTTTTTCTAACAATACagaaaaacagaaaaacCATTGCCAATGAGTCAAATATATAAGAGGTACGTGCATAAATCGACAGCATTAATACAAAATATTGTTGCGAATACTAAAACAACAACGCTAGTCACACAACTATCTGTTGAaaaagctaaaaaaaaagttctaAAGGCagctttcaaaaaaaaacctaaTAGTTGGCCAAAAGAAAGGTCTCCGAATTGGCTTGAACTAAACGATGCCTTTAACATACATTACGGAAAGCCAACTGACTCTGATATAAATAAAGTTAACCGATTCTTTAACAAGGCCAAAGTGGAATTTGAATGGTGTGCAGCTAGTTTTGATGACATACCTGGTCGGAAACCGAAAACTTCCTTCCCGAATGTAGAACCTGATAACGACATATTGAGCAAGAATGAACGTGAAATTACATCGATTAATACTTTGCCAGAAGTTATCTTTCTCGGAGGAACTAATGTAGGAAAGTCCTCTATATTGAACAACATAACCACCTCGCGTGTAAGTAAAGATTTAGGAAGTTTAGCAAGAGTGTCTAAAACAACAGGGTTCACAAAAACTCTCAATTGTTATAACGTGGGTAATAAACTTAGAATGATCGATTCGCCTGGTTACGGCTTTAGTAGTAGTAAAgaacaaggaaaaattaCTTTACAGTACCTCCTGGAGAGGGAACAACTTGTCAGATGTTTTCTCTTACTCGCTGGCGATAAGGACATAAATAGCACCGATAATATGATGATTCGGTACATTCATGAACACGGAGTTCCTTTTGAAGTCGTTTTTACGAAAATGGACAAAGTGAGAGATTTAGACAAGTTTAAGAAGAAGGTTACGAGTTCAGGGTTAATGGACCTACCGACTTTGCCCAGACTTATATTGACTAACTCGATCACATCCAGTACGTCCCCTAAACGGTTCGGTATAGATCTTTTAAGATATACGATATTTCAAAGCTGCGGCTTAATTTCATGACCATAATATGTATTTGTATATTGTTAGCtgcatttcagcttttAAACAAGGCTACTTTGCAATAGGTAACATGATGTAAACATGGAAGCTCAACCAGCTTTGaccttttcttgtttcgCCGCTCCACGGATCTCCGTGATAGCAACATTgagttgaaaagaaaaacgaaaagCGTCCAAACTTAGAAAGTTGCAATAAGGGTATTTCGCACGAAGTAATTGCAAGTGAGTACTCTTAACAGCACAAGCACATTCAGGTAGTTGAAGGTAGCACATAATGTCAATCATTGGAAGGAATGCTATTCTGAACCTAAGAATTTCGCTATGTCCTCTGCGCATGGGCAAGAGATCGTTCGTATCTTCTCCGATTAGCCATAGTGCAAAAGCTGTGAAGTTCTTGAAGGCCCAAAGacgaaaacagaaaaacGAAGCTAAGCAAGCTGCTTTGAAAGCTTCAACTGATAAGGTTGACCCAGTTCTGGGTCGTGTGGACACCCCCTTTATAACCCGTATTATGGCAGAGCTAAAAGAACCACTAGTTCTGTCGAAAGGTTataatattgaagaagtaGACAAGTTTTTTGCAGCTATCGAATGTGCTAAACGTGAAAGAGCTGAGTTATCAGGTTTAAACACAGAAGTTGTGGGTCTCGAAGAGATAGAAACACCAGAAGAAAGACGTGAAGCTATCTTGAGAATATTGAGCATGAGGAACTCTGAGAATAAGAATGCCATTAAACTGGCTGTAGAACTTGCACGTAAGGAATTTGAGAGGTTTCCAGGTGACACTGGTTCCAGTGAAGTCCAAGCAGCTTGCATGACTGTTCGTATCCAGAATATGGCAAATCACATCAAAGAGCATCGTAAGGATTTCGCCAACACTAGAAATTTGAGAATATTAGTCCAACAAAGGCAGGCAATATTAAggtatttgaaaagagataATCCTGAAAAATACTACTGGACTATTCAAAAGCTGGGACTGAATGACGCTGCTATAACGGATGAATTCAATATGGATAGGCGTTATATGCAAGACtatgaattttttggtGATAAAATATTGATAAGAGATTCTAAAAAGGTGGCAAGCCAAAAGCGTAAGGagataagaaaacaaaaaagagcTACATTTTAGAATAATTTGAATCCTATGTAGAAAAGCTTGTAAATAAGAAACCgtcatattctttttttttttgttcaccACGTTATATTTGTAATATACGAATCAAtaatttatttcattttgaagTTACTTCACTATAAAGTTCTTAGTAATATATGCGTTCAGTACACAATCATGTGTActatcaaataaaaaaataaaaaatgaggATGTAGCTATCCAATTAAGCCCCTAAGAGGGCTGTGTTTTCATCAGGATCGTCTGAGTCTGTTAAGTACTCATCGCTATcaacttcatcatcttcggcttccttcaaaatttcagcGTAGCTCATAATTTTGTCCCAATCGGGGAACAGTACGTAATAAGCCTCAACTAGCCCAATTAAAAGCATGGCACTTCCAATACCAATCCAAAGACCATACAATTTCATGTCAAAGAACCAACTTAGGATGAGTGCCAGGGGTATTCCAAATAGGTAGTACGCCATTAGGTTCACAATGCTTCCTAAGGATTGCATGCCTTGACCCCTGAGGCAAGAGCCAGCAACAGCATTAAGTGAATCGAAATTTTGCACAATACCTACCAGGGGCAATACTTGCGTAATTAATTTGATGACTTCAGGGTCTTTTGAGTAAACATTGGCGATTAGATTACGCCCAAATACCAGTATGCAACAATTGACAAACCCTGCAACAAACGAAAAGGACAGCCCAACTTGAGAAGAAATGTGCGCGAAATCAGTCCTCTTTGCACCGATGAAGTTAGCGATTCTTGTAGAAGTAGATATACCAATTGCAAAAGGTACCATATAAAGCAATGCTGCCATAGTAGACACTGCGGATTGAGCTGCTAGATAACTGACTCCATAATATGCACTAAACAACGTCAGTAGTTCATATGATAGCTCTTCCGCCTCTAACATAATAATACCTGAGAAGGCTAAATGCCCTAAATCGTTCCAATGGGTGAAAGcctttcttgaaaatcCACCCCAGCATTTTCTTCCCTCAATATGCAATGCATAAAACAAtagtaagaaaaacatTAGCCAGAAGTTAAGTACCACGGCAATTGCAGCCCCGATGAATCCAACACCAACGTATTTGTTCCAAACAAGGGTGTAACTGACCAATACGTTTAAGGGAGCACATATTGTTAGAACGTAGATGCCTGCATCGAAAATGCCTTGAGCTTGTAAAAATCgttttaaattttcaaaaaaaatgtatgcTGGTGCTCCCAATATCAGAACTCTTAAAAATCGTGACGTTAGGTTGAttagttctttttcagGAATGatataagaaagaaggGGTTCAGAATACCACCACATAAATGCAAatggtatatatatgacTAAT includes these proteins:
- the MRPS28 gene encoding mitochondrial 37S ribosomal protein uS15m (Mitochondrial ribosomal protein of the small subunit~similar to YDR337W), whose protein sequence is MSIIGRNAILNLRISLCPLRMGKRSFVSSPISHSAKAVKFLKAQRRKQKNEAKQAALKASTDKVDPVLGRVDTPFITRIMAELKEPLVLSKGYNIEEVDKFFAAIECAKRERAELSGLNTEVVGLEEIETPEERREAILRILSMRNSENKNAIKLAVELARKEFERFPGDTGSSEVQAACMTVRIQNMANHIKEHRKDFANTRNLRILVQQRQAILRYLKRDNPEKYYWTIQKLGLNDAAITDEFNMDRRYMQDYEFFGDKILIRDSKKVASQKRKEIRKQKRATF
- a CDS encoding uncharacterized protein (similar to YDR338C), translated to MAGILSKTLSEVHPSLRTNGMGIGNTHRRISLGFLSPDKKNPLVRKFRARRRNIDQRSFRSLTDDFGSNVHEPSPYLGNIDEEPDLYYHDEEDGELSRTISLPSRVSETPDLSPQDVDWILHEHERRYSSVCNSDNEEASQSNTPDRVQEYSGRELEYDEFMNRLQAQKQKLTQSTVMNAKGTSYHRRPSFVSVTSRGSIPTIYQEIDENDSEALAELAHSHVTFKSEARVLASYSFPLIFTFLLEQIFPMVCSLTVGHLGKNELAAVSLASMTSNITLAIFEGIATSLDTLCPQAYGSGRFYSVGVHLQRCITFSLVIYIPFAFMWWYSEPLLSYIIPEKELINLTSRFLRVLILGAPAYIFFENLKRFLQAQGIFDAGIYVLTICAPLNVLVSYTLVWNKYVGVGFIGAAIAVVLNFWLMFFLLLFYALHIEGRKCWGGFSRKAFTHWNDLGHLAFSGIIMLEAEELSYELLTLFSAYYGVSYLAAQSAVSTMAALLYMVPFAIGISTSTRIANFIGAKRTDFAHISSQVGLSFSFVAGFVNCCILVFGRNLIANVYSKDPEVIKLITQVLPLVGIVQNFDSLNAVAGSCLRGQGMQSLGSIVNLMAYYLFGIPLALILSWFFDMKLYGLWIGIGSAMLLIGLVEAYYVLFPDWDKIMSYAEILKEAEDDEVDSDEYLTDSDDPDENTALLGA